GGCGGTAGACGTGCAGCCGGTAGATCAGCCGGGAGCGGTGTCCGTGCCGGTAACAGACCAGGTCGGCCACCGAGATGCGACCGCCGCGGCTGCCCGGCACCGCCACTACCGGAGTGTGCCCGCGCGGCGCCCAGGTCCTGGCCCGCGGCGGGATCATCGTGCGGCCGCACTCGTCCTCGAAGCAGACCCAGGCATCCAGGTCTGCCGCCCTCTTTCCGCCGCCGGCCACACCTCGCTCTTGAACACCTCGACGGCCGCATCATCCCGCTCCACCGCCCGACGGGCGGGCATCTGACACGACCAGCCATGACGCCGCAGCAGCTTCCACACCCCCGCCAGCGAATAGCTCACATGGAACTTCCGCCCGATCACCGTCTTCACCCGCACCAGCGTCCACCGCTGATCACTCCAGCCGTGTGCTCCCGGACCCTGCCGCAAATAGGCTTCCAGCTTTGCGAACTGCGCATCACCCAGCCGCGGCCGACAGGCCGGTCCCCTCGACACCAGTGCGCGGCTGCCACCGCTCCGCCAGGCCCGCCGCCAGCGGTTCGCCGACATCCGCGTCACCCGCAACTCACCGGCCACGTCCTGATCG
The sequence above is drawn from the Streptomyces sp. NBC_01465 genome and encodes:
- a CDS encoding IS630 family transposase (programmed frameshift), with product MRYAQGGGMSDAERARRERVRLRAAELFALGRSDQDVAGELRVTRMSANRWRRAWRSGGSRALVSRGPACRPRLGDAQFAKLEAYLRQGPGAHGWSDQRWTLVRVKTVIGRKFHVSYSLAGVWKLLRRHGWSCQMPARRAVERDDAAVEVFKSGVAGGGKRAADLDAWVCFEDECGRTMIPPRARTWAPRGHTPVVAVPGSRGGRISVADLVCYRHGHRSRLIYRLHVYRRRREEAPSFTWRDYRDLLIAAHTQLGAPLVVVWDNLNRHTCAPIRTFIADHQDWLTVIQLPSYAPDLNPAEGIWAELNRSTLANLAVPSLDHLITAMKHGLKRLQYRPDLIDGCLTGTGLTRQPP